The Lycium barbarum isolate Lr01 chromosome 9, ASM1917538v2, whole genome shotgun sequence genome has a segment encoding these proteins:
- the LOC132611806 gene encoding tubulin-folding cofactor D-like, translated as MCQQIDCSELMVAEEVLICIYSSLNLRTKTLLADDKSLRELAADALSSLAKYDPRYFAGTILGKLLPCTLSSDLCMCHGATLAVGEVILALHECDYVLSPDLRNQVAGVVPAIEKARLYCGKGGEIMLSAVSHKIKQCLLDTLHDNLRHPNSQIQGAAVAALKSFFPAYLVASESKSFSALTSRCLEQLTDPTVAARRGSSLALGVLPFRFLRGSWRYILQKLCAACEIEDNPEERDAEARANAVEGLVSVCESLTETRDISHLLSAEECISLYVFIKNEVMLTLFKALDDYSKDNRGDVGSWGELKGFLSKSERMELGSISQLNEKDITNQMKFLFDENVATCLVGGIVKQAVEKMDKLRELAAKVLQRILHNKSIFVPFIPHRERLEEIVPDDADLKLGVPTFSHPRFIQLLGSSCYRKYVISGLVISIGVLQRSVTKELLSALLEFLHPTDENVSGSREYNLSNDILWVLRTYKNSDRVLIPTLKTIEDILKHGGDVEDAKRKRLELCATCNLDFETLSKANGGTSRKVVEQAPTSDEYASYFSLVESSGF; from the exons ATGTGTCAGCAAATTGACTGTTCAGAATTGATGGTGGCAGAGGAGGTTTTG ATATGCATTTATAGCAGTCTAAATCTGAGAACTAAGACCCTGCTTGCTGAT GACAAAAGTTTAAGAGAGCTTGCTGCAGATGCCCTTTCTTCTCTTGCTAAGTATGATCCTAGATATTTTGCTGGTACCATTTTGGGGAAGTTATTGCCTTGCACATTGTCTTCTGATTTGTGCATGTGTCATGGTGCAACTTTAGCTGTTGGGGAAGTTATATTGGCTCTACATGAGTGTGACTACGTTCTTTCACCAG ATCTGCGGAATCAAGTTGCAGGCGTGGTTCCTGCAATTGAGAAAGCACGGCTGTATTGTGGAAAGGGAGGAGAAATAATGCTTTCTGCTGTTTCCC ATAAAATAAAGCAGTGTCTGCTTGACACACTCCATGATAATCTGAGACATCCTAATTCTCAGATACAG GGTGCTGCTGTTGCAGCCTTAAAGAGCTTTTTTCCTGCATACCTTGTGGCTTCAGAAAGTAAAAGCTTCAGTGCCCTTACGTCAAGATGCCTTGAGCAATTGACTGATCCTACTGTGGCTGCTAGACGAGGATCTTCACTCGCGCTTGGTGTTTTGCCATTTAGGTTTCTACGCGGTAGTTGGAGGTATATACTCCAGAAGCTTTGTGCTGCTTGTGAAATTGAG GATAATCCTGAAGAAAGAGATGCTGAAGCACGGGCAAATGCTGTCGAAGGACTGGTATCGGTGTGTGAAAGTTTAACCGAGACACGAGATATTTCCCATCTGTTGTCTGCAGAAGAATGCATATCTCTATACGTGTTTATTAAAAATGAGGTTATGCTGACTTTATTTAAAGCTTTGGATGATTATTCTAAAGATAACAGAGGTGATGTTGGTTCTTGG GGAGAACTCAAGGGCTTCCTTAGCAAGTCGGAACGAATGGAACTTGGATCTATTTCTCAGTTGAATGAGAAAGATATTACTAACCAGATGAAATTTCTTTTTGATGAAAATGTGGCAACCTGTTTAGTTGGTGGCATTGTTAAACAAGCAGTGGAGAAGATGGACAAATTAAGAGAGTTAGCTGCAAAGGTTCTTCAAAGAATTTTGCACAATAAATCAATTTTTGTACCATTCATACCCCATCGAGAGAGACTAGAAGAAATAGTTCCTGACGACGCTGATCTGAAATTGGGG GTTCCTACTTTCTCACATCCTCGTTTTATTCAGTTACTTGGTAGCAGTTGCTATAGAAAATATGTGATATCGGGGTTGGTTATTTCCATTGGTGTCTTGCAACGTTCAGTGACGAAGGAATTACTCAGTGCTTTGCTTGAATTTCTTCACCCAACAGATGAAAATGTAAGTGGTTCCAGAGAGTACAATCTTTCTAATGACATTCTTTGGGTTCTCCGGACGTACAAAAATTCTGATAGAGTCTTAATACCCACTTTGAAG ACTATTGAGGATATTCTTAAACATGGAG GTGACGTTGAAGATGCAAAACGGAAGAGATTAGAGCTCTGTGCCACATGCAACTTAGATTTTGAGACATTATCGAAAGCAAATGGTGGAACATCTCGTAAAGTTGTGGAACAGGCACCCACCAGTGATGAATATGCATCATATTTTTCACTTGTTGAATCATCTGGGTTTTAG